The following proteins are encoded in a genomic region of Sphaeramia orbicularis chromosome 2, fSphaOr1.1, whole genome shotgun sequence:
- the LOC115436540 gene encoding putative protein TPRXL, translating to MATPESDFSLSLSTESSSSLSFSSSLSMSSSLSPSSSPSPSLSSSLWPSLSSSLPSLSLSLLSLSLLLSSLSPSLSSSPSLSSSLSLSSLLSLSSPSSSLSSSLSSSPSSSPLSSLPSLSLSLLSLSSLSPTLSSSLLLSLSSSLSSLSSSLSLSSSPSSLPPSSPPSSPPSSPSSSPSSSPSSSLSPSSLPSSSQSSSPSSSPSSSPSSSPSSSPSSSPSSSPSSLPSSLLFLASSSSLSSLPSSSPSLLSSLSLLSS from the coding sequence tcgtcttcatctttgtcgtttTCTTCGTCGTTGTCTATGTCATCATCTTTGTCGCCATCTTCGTCACCATCGCCGTCGTTGTCGTCATCGCTGTGGCCATCGCTGTCATCGTCGTTGCCTTCACTGTCATTGTCGTTGCTGTCATTGTCGTTGCTGTTGTCGTCACTGTCGCCGTCGCTGTCGTCGTCGCCGTCGTTGTCGTCGTCGCTGTCGTTGTCGTCGTTGCTGTCGTTGTCGTCGCCGTCTTCGTCGCTGTCTTCGTCGCTGTCTTCGTCACCATCTTCGTCACCATTGTCGTCGTTGCCTTCACTGTCATTGTCGTTGCTGTCATTGTCGTCGCTGTCGCCGACGCTGTCATCGTCACTGTTGTTGTCGCTGTCGTCGTCGCTTTCATCATTGTCGTCATCATTGTCGCTGTCATCGTCGCCGTCTTCGTTGCCGCCTTCGTCGCCGCCTTCGTCGCCGCCTTCGTCGCCGTCTTCGTCGCCGTCTTCGTCGCCGTCTTCGTCGCTGTCGCCGTCTTCTTTGCCGTCTTCGTCGCAGTCTTCGTCGCCGTCTTCGTCGCCGTCTTCGTCGCCGTCTTCGTCGCCGTCTTCGTCGCCGTCTTCGTCGCCGTCTTCGTCGCCGTCTTCGTTGCCGTCTTCGTTGCTGTTTTTGGCGTCGTCTTCATCACTGTCTTCATTGCCGTCTTCGTCACCATCTTTGTTGtcatcgttgtctttgttgtcgtcttag